The DNA sequence TGCGGGCAGAACGTCGTCGGGCTCGAGGAGGAGAACGGCCATTTCGTCCTCGTCACCGAGACCGATCGCTTTCCCACGCGTGCGGTGATCATCGCCGCTGGCATCGGTGCGTTCTCGCCGCGGCGCCTGCCGCAGGCCTGCGCCGAACCCTGGTACGGCAAGGGCATCGACGACGTCGTGCTCGACCCCAAGAAGTACGCCGGCCGGCGCGTGGTCATCATCGGCGGCGGCGACTCCGCCTTCGACTGGGCCCACCAACTGCAGGGCGTCGCGAAGGAGATCACGTTAGTGCACCGCTCGGACCGCTTCCGCGCGCACCAGGCCACCGTGGACGAGGTGATGGCCGCCGCCGCGCAGGGCAAGGCCAGCGTGCACACCTTCCACGAGCTCGCCGACGTCTACGGCGACGGCGACCGCCTGCACGCGATCGAGCTCAAGGACATCAAGGCCAAGACCACCAAGCGCATCGATTGCGACGCGGTGCTCCCGATGCTCGGGTACGTGTCCGACATGGGCGCGCTCACGCAGTGGGGCCTCACGGTCGAGAAGGACGAGATCCACGTGAACTCACAGATGGAGACGGGCCGGCCCGGCGTGTACGCGACCGGCGACGTGAACACTTATCCGGGCAAGCTCAAGCTCATCGCGCTGGGATTCGCCGAGTCGGCGATCGCGGTGAACCAGGCGGTGCACTGGATCTACCCCGAGAAGAAGGTGAACCCGGGGCACTCGTCGAACCTCGCGGTCTTCGGGCAGAAGGACGACTGATCGCGTGCGGCTGCCGCGAGCGCTGGCGTCGCTGACGGCGCTGCTGGCCCTCCTCGGGCCGGCAGCGGTCGCCGCGCAGGAGACCCGCTGCGACCGCGGCGACGTCGAGGTAGCCACGCTCGGCTTCCAGGGCAACACGGCGTTCCCCGACGCGCAGCTCGAGGCGGGGATCGTCACCACGCCGAGCTCGCGGCTGCGGCGGCTGACGCGCGTGCTCGGCGCACGCCGCTGCCTCGACCCGGAAGAGCTGCCGCTCGACGTCGTCCGTCTGCGGCTGTGGTACCGCAACCACGGCTTTCTCGACGCCACGGTCGACACCGTCGTCAGCAACGTCGCGCCGCGCCGCGTGGATGTGCGCTTCCTCATCGTCGAGGGCGAGCCGGTCATCATCGACACGTTGGTGATCGCCGGGCTCGACGACGTGCCGGAGCGCGCTGGCATCCTGCGGCGCCTGCCGACGGTCGAGGGCGGGTGGTTCGACCGCTACGCGACGGCCGCCACGCGCGACACCCTCACGCGCCGCCTGCGCGACAACGGATATCCCGACGCCGAGACGTTCCTCGGGTACGACCTGCGACGCGGCGAGCGCCGCGCCACGGTCACGCTCAGCGTGATCACCGGTCCGCGCCGCCGCATCGGGCGCGTCGACATCACGCACCAGGGCCGCGATGGCGCGGCGCCCGATGTCGGGCCCAGGGCCGTGCGACGCCTCGCCGGCATCGAAGAGGGCGACCTCTACCGCGAGCGGCTGCTCGAGCGCGCCAAGCGCACGCTCTACCAGAGCGAGGCCTTCGCGCAGGTGACCGTCGAGCCGGGCGATGCGCTCGGGGACTCGCTGATCGCCGTGAACGTGGACCTGCGGGAGGGCTACCTCCGCGCGGCGCGCCTGGGCGGCGGCTGGGGTTCGCTGGACTGCTTCCGCATGACCGCCGACGTCACCGAGTACAACCTGCTGCGTTCGGCGACGCGCCTGGAGATGCGCAGCCGCGTCTCGAAGATCGGCATCGGCGAACCGCTCGCCGGTGCCTCGTCGCTCTGCCCGCAGGCGCAGAACGACATCTACTCGCGCGACCTCAACTACTACGTCGGTGCGACGCTCTCGCAGCCCGCGGTGCTGCGCGCCAGCTTCGTGCCCACGCTGACGCTCTACTCCGAACGGCGCTCCGAGTACAACGCCTACCTGCGCACGACGCCCGTCGGTGGCAGCCTCAACCTCGCGCGGGCCATCGGCCGTCGCTCGGCATCGCTGGGCTACACGGTGGAGTACGGCCGAACCGAGGCGCAGCCGGCGCTGTTCTGCGCCGTGTTCAACGCCTGCGAGGACCGCGACCGCGCCGCGCTCGAACGTCCGTTGCGCCTGGCCGTGCTGAGCGGCGGCTCGTCCTACGAGCGCACGAACGATCCGATCGATCCCTCCAACGGCGTGATGGGACGCTTTGAGCTGCGCTACGCGTCGGACGTCGTCGGCGCCGAGAGCGACATCGACTTCGCGCGCGTCACGCTCGACGGCGCCTGGTTCAAGTCGCTCGGTGCCGACGTCACCTTCGCCATGCGCCTGCGCCTCGGGACGGTGTTCGGGTCGGACTTCTCGCTCAGTCGCACGGCGACTTTCGTGCCGCCACAGGAGCGGCTCTACGCCGGTGGCCCGAACTCCGTGCGTGGGTTCCGCCAGAACGAGCTTGGCCCACAGGTGTATATCCCGACGTCGTACGATACCGTCGGCACCGACGGGCTTCCGCGGGCGTCCGTCGCGCCGGGCGATACGGTCTTCCTCCGCGCCAACAGCGCCGAGGTCAACCAGCGCGCCGTGCCCACCGGCGGCAACACCAGCATCGTCGGCAACTTCGAGCTGCGCATCGTGAGTCCGTTCCTGCCCTCGCTGATCAAGTGGACGCTGTTCACCGACGTCGGGGAGCTGTGGAACCGCGGCGTCGGCGTGCGCGGGCTTGGCTTCAAGCAACTCAAGTGGACCCCGGGCGCCGGCATCTCGATTCGTACGCCGATCGGCTTCCTCCGCGCCGACCTCGCGTACAACCAGTACGCGCGCCCGGGTGGCGCCGCGTACTTCGACGCGCCGGTCGCGGCCGGTGGCGCACTGTACTGCGTCAGCCCGACCAACCGCTTGCCGGCCACGCTGCAAGGTGTCGTCCTCGTCCAGGCCAGCGGGAGCTGCCCGGGCAGCTACGTGCCGCGCGCGCAGCGCGACTTCTTCGGGCGTTGGACGCCGTCGATCGCCATCGGGCAGGCCTTCTAGCCATGGGATTCAACCGCCGCGCCGCGGTCGTGCTCGTCTCCGCCGGCCTGATGATCGCCATCGGGGCGGCGGCCATCGGCGCGCTGGTCGCGGCGACCCAGTCCGAGGGCGGCCGCGAGTGGATCCGTCGCGTCGCCCAGGGACAGCTCGAGCGCATGCTCCGCGCCAAGGTGCACCTGGGGACGCTGAGCGGCTCGTTCATCACCGATCTGCGGGTCGATTCGCTGCGCATCGCCGATGCCAATGATTCGGTGTTCGTGGCGTCGGGACCGATCCGCGTGACCTTCGATCCGCGCGACCTCGCGGACGGTCGCATCATCCTGCGCTCGCTCGAGGTGGAACGCCCCTTCGTCGCGGCGCGGCAGGAGCTTGACGGCACATGGACGCACGAGCGGCTGTTTCCCCGGCAGCAGCGCCGCCGGGCGCGCCGGGCCCGCACGGCCTTCGGCGCGGTGTTCGTCGTGCAGCAGGCCAGCGTGCGCGACGGTGAGTTCGCGCTGCTCCTGCCCTGGGCGCCCGACAGCGCGCCCTCGGCACGGCGGACGAAAGCCTGGCGCTGGGAACGCATCGCGTTGGACGTTCCGCGCGCGCGCTTCGCCTACCCCGATTCGGTGGGTCTCCACGTGGACATCGCGCGGCTCGACGTGGACGAGAGCGATCCGCCGTTCGCGTTCCGCGAGGTCGCGGGCAACATCGCGCTCATCCCCGACACGCTACGTGTCGACCTCACACGCTTCACGCTGCCCGGATCCGCGGGCAGGGCCATCGGTCGCGTGACCTGGGGCGGAGGCGAGAAGGCGCGCTTCCTCTTCCGCATCGACACGGATTCCGTGGCGCTCGCCGACGTCGCGTGGATCAACCCGGCGATTCCCAACGAGGGCGGCGGGCGCATGCGGTTGGACATCCGCAACAACCCGCGCGATCCCGCACTGATGGAGTACGTCATCACGCAGATGGACGTGCGGGCGCACGCGTCGCGACTCAGCGGGCAGATGACCTGGGGCGTGAAGGGGCGCGACGTCGCGCTGCGCAACGTGGACCTCGAGATGGCGCCGCTCGACGCCGCGCTGATCCGCCGCTTCAACCGCGGACCGCTGCCCATCCCGCTCGAAGGCCGCGTGGTCGGCCGCCTGCGGGCGCGCGGCGGTCCGCTCTCCGCGTTCGCCGTCGACGACGCCACGGCGACCTTCTACGACCGCAACGTGCCTGGCGCGGTGGCGCGCGCGCGGGCCCGTGGCACCATCGACCTCTCGGATCCCGCGGTGCCGGTCTTCTCCGGCGTGAGCGTCGATCTCGGTGCCTTCGACCTACGCACCGCGCAGGCGTGGGAACCGACGCTGCCCAAGCTCAATGGCGTGATCAGCGGTCGCGCCGTGCTCGACTCCGCGTGGGGCGACCTGCGGCTGAGCGAGGCCGACCTCACCCTCGTCGACGGCGACGCGCCGGCCTCGCACCTCGTGGGCCGCGCCCGCGTGCGCTGGGACGCCGCCTCGCCGCTGCGCTGGGACCTCGACGGCGAGGCCCTGCCGATTTCGTTCACCGCGCTCGCCCGTTCGTTTCCCGCGCTCACCCTCCGCGGTGAGTACGCCGGGCCATTGCGCAGCAGCGGCACCGCCGACGACCTCACGCTCGCCACGACGCTCACCGGCCCCGCCGGCCGCTTCTCCACCGACCTGCGCCTTGACAACGCGCTGCCCAACTACCGCGTGATCGGCGAGCTGCGCAGCGAGGCCGTCGATCCGCGCATCCTCTTCGACAATCCGCGGGTACCCACGGGCGAACTCACGGGCACCGTGCGCAGCGAGATCGGCTTCGAGGCGCTGGCCGACCTGATCGGGGCGGTGGACGTAGACCTCGAACGTTCCGTGCTCGAGGGCGTGCGCATCTTCGCCGGGCGTGCGCGCCTCACCTTCGCCGACGGCTTCGCGCGGCTCGATACCCTGACGCTGGAGACCGCTGCCGCCGACGTCGCGGGCGCGGGCGCGCTGGGGCTCGCCGAGGGATTCACCGACTCCCTGCGGTTGCGCATCCGCCTCGATTCGCTCGGTGGCGTACGGCCCTTGCTCGATCGCCCCGTCGGCGACTCGTTGGCCGGCAGCGCGCTGCTCGACGCGCGTCTCCGCGGCTGGGTTCGCGACTTCGCCGCCGATGTCACGACCACGGCCAACGGCCTCTTCTTCGACGGCAACCGCGCGACGGTGGCCCAGCTCGATGCCGCGCTCACCGGCTTGCCGGCGGCACCCGGCGGCAGCGTGTCGCTGCGCGGCGATACGCTCACTCTCGGCGGCCTGGAACTGGTGGCACTCGGCGCCGATGCGGTGTTGTCGGGTCGTGACCCGGCGGCCATCCGGCTGCGTGCCACCGGACCCGCCGGCACGCAGCTCGCCTTCGGTGGCGAACTGAGCGTGCGCAGCGACACGACGACGCTGCGCACGGATTCGCTGTTCCTCCGCACGGCCCTGCATACGTGGCGGCTGCAGCAATCTTCGCGTGTGCGGGTCTCGCAGGGTGGCTTCATCATCGATCCGATGCGGCTCGCCGCGAGCAACGGCGCCCAGCTCGAGGCCAGCGGCGGATTGCCCGCCACTGGACCGCTCGATTTCCGCCTCGTGGGCCGCGATGTGCCGATGGCCGACATCGCCGAGCTCTTCCAGACGCCCGATCTCGAGCGCGGCCGCCTCGACGCCGACGCGCGATTCGGCGGGACGCGCGAGGCTCCGACACTCGACGCCGAGGGCCAACTGCGCGGCGCCCTCGTGCGCGGCGTGCGCCTCGACACGCTCAACGCGCGCGTCGGCGCGCAGCGCGACCGCCTCAACCTGAATCTCGCCCTCGGGCGGACGGCGGCACCCGTCGCCACGGCCGAGGCCACGCTGCCGTT is a window from the Pseudogemmatithrix spongiicola genome containing:
- a CDS encoding NAD(P)/FAD-dependent oxidoreductase — its product is MATHDIRDITIIGAGPAGLFALFYAGMRGATAQIVDALPQPGGQLAALYPEKFIFDVAGYPKVLAKDLVTNLVQQAGQFGQPIHCGQNVVGLEEENGHFVLVTETDRFPTRAVIIAAGIGAFSPRRLPQACAEPWYGKGIDDVVLDPKKYAGRRVVIIGGGDSAFDWAHQLQGVAKEITLVHRSDRFRAHQATVDEVMAAAAQGKASVHTFHELADVYGDGDRLHAIELKDIKAKTTKRIDCDAVLPMLGYVSDMGALTQWGLTVEKDEIHVNSQMETGRPGVYATGDVNTYPGKLKLIALGFAESAIAVNQAVHWIYPEKKVNPGHSSNLAVFGQKDD
- a CDS encoding BamA/OMP85 family outer membrane protein, which translates into the protein MRLPRALASLTALLALLGPAAVAAQETRCDRGDVEVATLGFQGNTAFPDAQLEAGIVTTPSSRLRRLTRVLGARRCLDPEELPLDVVRLRLWYRNHGFLDATVDTVVSNVAPRRVDVRFLIVEGEPVIIDTLVIAGLDDVPERAGILRRLPTVEGGWFDRYATAATRDTLTRRLRDNGYPDAETFLGYDLRRGERRATVTLSVITGPRRRIGRVDITHQGRDGAAPDVGPRAVRRLAGIEEGDLYRERLLERAKRTLYQSEAFAQVTVEPGDALGDSLIAVNVDLREGYLRAARLGGGWGSLDCFRMTADVTEYNLLRSATRLEMRSRVSKIGIGEPLAGASSLCPQAQNDIYSRDLNYYVGATLSQPAVLRASFVPTLTLYSERRSEYNAYLRTTPVGGSLNLARAIGRRSASLGYTVEYGRTEAQPALFCAVFNACEDRDRAALERPLRLAVLSGGSSYERTNDPIDPSNGVMGRFELRYASDVVGAESDIDFARVTLDGAWFKSLGADVTFAMRLRLGTVFGSDFSLSRTATFVPPQERLYAGGPNSVRGFRQNELGPQVYIPTSYDTVGTDGLPRASVAPGDTVFLRANSAEVNQRAVPTGGNTSIVGNFELRIVSPFLPSLIKWTLFTDVGELWNRGVGVRGLGFKQLKWTPGAGISIRTPIGFLRADLAYNQYARPGGAAYFDAPVAAGGALYCVSPTNRLPATLQGVVLVQASGSCPGSYVPRAQRDFFGRWTPSIAIGQAF
- a CDS encoding translocation/assembly module TamB domain-containing protein; this translates as MGFNRRAAVVLVSAGLMIAIGAAAIGALVAATQSEGGREWIRRVAQGQLERMLRAKVHLGTLSGSFITDLRVDSLRIADANDSVFVASGPIRVTFDPRDLADGRIILRSLEVERPFVAARQELDGTWTHERLFPRQQRRRARRARTAFGAVFVVQQASVRDGEFALLLPWAPDSAPSARRTKAWRWERIALDVPRARFAYPDSVGLHVDIARLDVDESDPPFAFREVAGNIALIPDTLRVDLTRFTLPGSAGRAIGRVTWGGGEKARFLFRIDTDSVALADVAWINPAIPNEGGGRMRLDIRNNPRDPALMEYVITQMDVRAHASRLSGQMTWGVKGRDVALRNVDLEMAPLDAALIRRFNRGPLPIPLEGRVVGRLRARGGPLSAFAVDDATATFYDRNVPGAVARARARGTIDLSDPAVPVFSGVSVDLGAFDLRTAQAWEPTLPKLNGVISGRAVLDSAWGDLRLSEADLTLVDGDAPASHLVGRARVRWDAASPLRWDLDGEALPISFTALARSFPALTLRGEYAGPLRSSGTADDLTLATTLTGPAGRFSTDLRLDNALPNYRVIGELRSEAVDPRILFDNPRVPTGELTGTVRSEIGFEALADLIGAVDVDLERSVLEGVRIFAGRARLTFADGFARLDTLTLETAAADVAGAGALGLAEGFTDSLRLRIRLDSLGGVRPLLDRPVGDSLAGSALLDARLRGWVRDFAADVTTTANGLFFDGNRATVAQLDAALTGLPAAPGGSVSLRGDTLTLGGLELVALGADAVLSGRDPAAIRLRATGPAGTQLAFGGELSVRSDTTTLRTDSLFLRTALHTWRLQQSSRVRVSQGGFIIDPMRLAASNGAQLEASGGLPATGPLDFRLVGRDVPMADIAELFQTPDLERGRLDADARFGGTREAPTLDAEGQLRGALVRGVRLDTLNARVGAQRDRLNLNLALGRTAAPVATAEATLPLQLDLTDRGVRMVPDGAVSGRIAADALDLGLFESLTAGVGGARGTMRVGLTLGGTWAQPTAVGDLRVSNGALTPPGLGQVRWRNVEADIGFLGDSIAVRSVSLNSPVQGISRAGRLTLNGWLSLRDRENPSLDVRATSRGFNVYAQPGTAEVDLSGELRLAGSLDEATLRGFLTADRAIIGIPELAAKDVISLQGPDRFAALDTLTLNGNGNGQRGLPPFLQNLVVANVPIAMGGDVWIRSSEANINLGGQLTVTRGRITRGPDAGRVQLAITGPLETVRGTYRLNLGPVQRTFTVEQGEIRFFGETELNPTLNISALHTVRQYSEQGVRPDVRVRVHLGGTLRQPTAELSTPDSMRVTNSDLVSYLVTGGPSFEIARDGNVSATAARVFLGSLGSVLGSKVAGGLCDDAQVTTAGLDAYQGSARDVGGGILSGSRFNCAKQVGDRAFVRLDAGLCGVGQFVSQNGGSNALPFGDALGVKFDYLLGRGFSASIGVEPPTSAMLCASDATNSARGFVPTPRQVGVDLFRAWRF